The following proteins come from a genomic window of Gordonia westfalica:
- a CDS encoding MarP family serine protease, translating into MTGSTWVDVIVIGIALLAAISGYRSGAVASALAFIGVALGAVAGLLLAPHLIERFDDLQVRVLVGILVLVVLVVIGEVAGMVLGRAARGGIRSPGLRAIDSGVGSVLQVVAVLLAAGLLAIPLRGSADPAIAGAVRDSKVLTGVEVLSPQWVNDLPGDFKALLDSSGLPKFPFVSTPSTNVDPPDPALTDLPVVRQARPSVVKIEGVAPSCRQALEGSGFVVSPERVMTNAHVVAGTERLEVETSTGARLPAKVVLFDSENDIAVLDVPGLRAPALKFASRPASTGDDAIALGFPEAGPFYVSPLRVRSTFMHTGDDIYRTGQVTREVYAVRGSIRQGNSGGPLLNSDGEVLGVVFGAAENAADETGFVLTARQVRADFDESERRSERVSTKRCVLA; encoded by the coding sequence ATGACCGGGTCCACGTGGGTCGATGTCATCGTCATCGGCATCGCGCTTCTCGCCGCGATCAGCGGTTACCGGTCCGGTGCGGTCGCCTCGGCGCTCGCGTTCATCGGCGTCGCGCTCGGGGCGGTGGCGGGTTTGCTGCTGGCTCCGCATCTGATCGAACGGTTCGACGACCTGCAGGTCCGTGTCCTCGTCGGGATCCTCGTCCTGGTTGTGCTGGTGGTCATCGGTGAGGTCGCCGGCATGGTGCTGGGACGGGCCGCGCGCGGCGGTATCCGCTCGCCGGGACTCCGGGCGATCGACAGCGGCGTGGGTTCGGTGCTGCAGGTGGTGGCCGTGCTGCTGGCCGCGGGCCTGCTGGCGATTCCCCTGCGCGGTTCCGCCGACCCCGCCATCGCCGGTGCGGTGCGCGATTCGAAGGTCCTGACGGGCGTCGAGGTGCTGTCGCCGCAATGGGTCAACGATCTGCCCGGCGACTTCAAGGCACTTCTCGACAGTTCGGGGCTTCCCAAGTTCCCGTTCGTGAGCACGCCGTCGACCAATGTCGATCCGCCCGACCCGGCACTCACCGACCTGCCTGTGGTGCGTCAGGCCCGACCGAGCGTCGTCAAGATCGAAGGCGTCGCACCCAGTTGCCGCCAGGCCCTCGAGGGCAGCGGATTCGTCGTATCGCCCGAGCGCGTGATGACCAACGCGCACGTCGTGGCAGGTACCGAACGCCTCGAGGTCGAGACCTCGACCGGGGCACGGCTTCCCGCGAAGGTCGTCCTCTTCGACAGCGAGAACGACATCGCCGTCCTCGACGTCCCCGGCCTGCGGGCGCCCGCCCTGAAATTCGCCTCACGGCCGGCATCGACCGGCGACGACGCCATCGCGCTCGGCTTCCCCGAGGCGGGCCCGTTCTACGTCAGTCCGCTGCGTGTCCGGTCGACGTTCATGCACACCGGTGACGACATCTATCGGACCGGTCAGGTCACCCGCGAGGTCTATGCGGTCCGTGGTTCGATCCGGCAGGGCAATTCCGGTGGGCCGCTGCTGAACTCGGACGGCGAGGTGCTCGGCGTCGTGTTCGGTGCGGCGGAGAACGCGGCCGACGAGACCGGCTTCGTGCTCACCGCCCGCCAAGTGCGCGCCGACTTCGACGAATCCGAGCGGCGAAGCGAGCGGGTGAGTACCAAGAGGTGCGTGCTGGCCTGA
- a CDS encoding NUDIX hydrolase — translation MSDEQHVGPLVHPDEIPPWLHALTGDVAAVTESVNNRGGDRTRWAQMFHRDRRPAAVLVLFSGSWEPADDHPGGVPADAEVLLTERASTLRQHSGQVAFPGGAADPGDDFPVGTALREAREETGLDASGVHIVANLASFPVPPSGFDVVPVIGYWREPSAVRVVDPGETARVDRINLRELLAPENRFQVRRSVMGGRLYQGPAFFVDGLLVWGFTGGLLAAISDASGWDRPWDLNDVRPLDEMIERAGNRQESGFSAVHPRGLTDPGAG, via the coding sequence ATGAGCGACGAACAGCACGTCGGCCCGCTCGTGCACCCCGACGAGATCCCGCCGTGGCTGCACGCGCTGACCGGCGACGTCGCCGCAGTCACCGAGAGCGTCAACAACCGCGGCGGCGACCGCACCCGCTGGGCCCAGATGTTCCACCGCGACCGTCGTCCGGCCGCGGTCCTGGTGCTGTTCTCCGGTTCCTGGGAGCCCGCCGACGATCATCCCGGCGGTGTCCCGGCCGACGCCGAGGTACTGCTGACCGAACGCGCCTCGACGCTGCGCCAGCACAGCGGGCAGGTCGCATTCCCAGGTGGTGCCGCCGATCCGGGTGACGACTTCCCGGTCGGCACCGCGCTGCGCGAGGCGCGTGAGGAGACCGGCCTCGACGCCTCGGGCGTGCACATCGTCGCCAATCTGGCGAGCTTCCCGGTCCCGCCGTCGGGATTCGACGTCGTGCCGGTGATCGGCTACTGGCGCGAGCCGAGTGCGGTGCGCGTCGTCGATCCGGGGGAGACCGCCCGCGTCGACCGCATCAACCTGCGTGAACTCCTCGCTCCCGAGAACCGCTTCCAGGTGCGTCGCTCGGTGATGGGCGGCCGCCTCTATCAAGGGCCGGCCTTCTTCGTCGACGGCCTGCTGGTCTGGGGGTTCACCGGCGGGCTGCTCGCCGCCATCAGCGATGCGTCGGGCTGGGACCGGCCGTGGGACCTCAACGATGTTCGACCCCTCGACGAGATGATCGAACGCGCCGGCAACCGTCAGGAATCTGGATTCAGCGCGGTCCACCCGCGCGGGCTGACCGACCCGGGTGCGGGCTGA
- a CDS encoding TlpA family protein disulfide reductase, with amino-acid sequence MNDNATESATPQPADSPKPPAPPNSRFPAAARWTLVFVIVMIALIVAIWPRGDAPSPTTGAPPSASGPRPLDAPVDEARVAQARAGAALADCPVTGLPENPDSVLAGIVEPCLGTGAPYDVGAATAGKPLVINVWAQWCGPCKTELPYFEEFAARAGDRVTVLALHAKEGGTNPFFPLTLLTEIGVRMPSVLDPDGRVAAAITAPRVFPSTVFLRPDGSIAKVYPGVFDSPQEIADAVDEYLGVTV; translated from the coding sequence GTGAACGACAACGCCACCGAATCGGCGACTCCGCAGCCCGCCGATTCTCCTAAACCTCCCGCGCCGCCGAACTCCCGTTTCCCGGCCGCCGCGCGCTGGACGCTCGTCTTCGTCATCGTGATGATCGCGCTCATCGTCGCGATCTGGCCCCGCGGCGACGCCCCGTCGCCGACCACCGGCGCGCCGCCGTCGGCCAGCGGTCCGCGCCCCCTCGACGCACCGGTCGACGAAGCCCGCGTCGCGCAGGCGCGGGCCGGCGCCGCGCTCGCCGACTGCCCGGTCACCGGCTTGCCGGAGAACCCGGATTCGGTCCTGGCCGGCATCGTCGAACCGTGTCTGGGGACCGGCGCGCCGTATGACGTCGGCGCGGCCACCGCCGGCAAACCCCTGGTCATCAACGTGTGGGCGCAGTGGTGCGGACCGTGCAAGACCGAGCTGCCCTACTTCGAGGAGTTCGCGGCCCGCGCCGGTGACCGCGTCACGGTTCTTGCTCTGCATGCCAAGGAGGGCGGAACCAACCCGTTCTTCCCCCTGACATTGCTCACCGAGATCGGAGTTCGCATGCCGTCCGTCCTCGATCCCGACGGCCGGGTGGCCGCCGCGATCACCGCGCCGCGTGTCTTCCCGTCGACCGTCTTCCTGCGTCCCGACGGTTCGATCGCCAAGGTGTACCCCGGCGTGTTCGACAGCCCGCAGGAGATCGCCGATGCGGTCGACGAGTATCTGGGCGTGACGGTATGA
- the nth gene encoding endonuclease III, whose translation MNRTLKIAFPHVYCELDFTDPLELSVATILSAQCTDVRVNQTTPALFAKYRTARDYAEADRTELEEMIRSTGFYRNKANSIIGLGQALVERYDGEVPNKLKDLVSLPGFGRKTANVVLGNAFGVPGITVDTHFGRLVRRWQWTEEEDPVKVEHAVGELIERKEWTDLSHRVIFHGRRVCHARKPACGVCILAKDCPSVGTGPMDKAEAAALVKGPETDHLLRLAGLAAP comes from the coding sequence ATGAACCGCACCCTCAAGATCGCGTTTCCGCACGTCTACTGCGAACTCGACTTCACCGATCCGCTCGAGCTGTCGGTGGCCACGATCCTGTCGGCGCAGTGCACCGACGTACGGGTCAACCAGACCACTCCGGCACTCTTCGCGAAATACCGCACCGCCCGCGACTACGCGGAGGCCGACCGGACCGAACTCGAGGAGATGATCCGCTCCACCGGCTTCTACCGGAACAAGGCGAACTCGATCATCGGCCTCGGGCAGGCCCTGGTGGAGCGGTACGACGGTGAGGTCCCGAACAAGCTGAAGGACCTGGTCTCGCTCCCCGGATTCGGACGCAAGACGGCCAACGTCGTCCTCGGCAACGCGTTCGGCGTCCCTGGAATCACCGTCGACACGCACTTCGGGCGTCTTGTCCGCCGCTGGCAGTGGACCGAGGAAGAAGATCCGGTGAAGGTCGAGCACGCCGTGGGCGAGCTGATCGAGCGCAAGGAGTGGACCGACCTGTCCCACCGGGTGATCTTCCACGGCCGGCGTGTGTGCCATGCCCGCAAACCCGCGTGCGGGGTCTGCATCCTCGCCAAGGACTGCCCGTCGGTGGGCACGGGTCCGATGGACAAGGCCGAGGCCGCCGCGCTGGTGAAGGGTCCCGAGACCGATCACCTGCTCCGATTGGCAGGACTCGCCGCGCCGTGA
- a CDS encoding Crp/Fnr family transcriptional regulator, with protein MEEVLARAGIFQGVEPSAVAALTKQLQPVDFPRGHVIFHEGEPGDRLYIIMSGKVKVGRRSPDGRENLLTIMGPSDMFGELSIFDPGPRTSSATTVTEVRAVSMDRDALRAWIKDRPEIAEQLLRVLARRLRRTNNNLADLIFTDVPGRVAKQLLQLAQRFGTQEGGALRVTHDLTQEEIAQLVGASRETVNKALADFAQRGWLRLEGKSVLIADSERLARRAR; from the coding sequence GTGGAAGAAGTACTGGCGCGGGCAGGCATATTTCAGGGGGTCGAGCCTTCTGCCGTCGCGGCGCTGACCAAGCAGCTTCAGCCCGTGGATTTCCCTCGTGGACACGTGATCTTCCATGAAGGCGAGCCCGGTGACCGGCTCTACATCATCATGTCCGGCAAGGTGAAGGTCGGCCGACGCTCACCCGACGGCCGTGAGAACCTGCTGACGATCATGGGACCGTCGGACATGTTCGGCGAGCTCTCCATCTTCGACCCGGGCCCCCGCACCTCGTCGGCGACGACGGTGACCGAGGTCCGCGCGGTGTCGATGGACCGTGACGCCCTGCGTGCGTGGATCAAGGACCGTCCGGAGATCGCCGAGCAGCTGCTCCGCGTGCTGGCACGTCGTCTGCGCCGCACCAACAACAACCTCGCCGACCTGATCTTCACCGACGTGCCCGGTCGCGTCGCGAAGCAGCTCCTGCAGCTCGCGCAGCGTTTCGGCACCCAGGAGGGCGGCGCCCTGCGCGTCACCCACGACCTGACCCAGGAAGAGATCGCCCAGCTGGTCGGCGCCTCGCGCGAGACCGTGAACAAGGCACTCGCCGACTTCGCCCAGCGCGGCTGGCTGCGACTCGAGGGCAAGAGCGTCCTGATCGCCGACTCCGAGCGTCTCGCGCGTCGCGCACGCTGA
- a CDS encoding MBL fold metallo-hydrolase: MSTPNDAAPTHPAYGMLREITPFASVLLCDNSGMMELDGTNTYVLKAPGSDECVVVDPGPPKYKHHARRLAELPVALTLVTHRHFDHTGGISRLHKRTGTPVRARLEKHCRKAAPLRDREVIEIAGLRITVLDTPGHTGDSVSFIVEHEGQRAVLTGDTILGSGTTVLDPSDGGLRDYLNSLNRLIVEGEGAALLPAHGPDHPDLGPVARFYKAHREERIDQIVAALDDMGVSPHEVKPMKVVRRVYSDVDKKLWPAARMSVKAQLEYLRQA; this comes from the coding sequence ATGAGCACCCCGAACGATGCCGCTCCCACCCATCCCGCCTACGGGATGCTCCGGGAGATCACGCCCTTCGCGTCGGTCCTGCTGTGTGACAACTCCGGGATGATGGAGCTCGACGGCACCAACACCTACGTGCTGAAGGCACCGGGCAGCGACGAGTGCGTGGTCGTCGACCCCGGTCCGCCGAAGTACAAGCACCACGCCCGACGCCTCGCGGAACTCCCCGTGGCGCTGACACTGGTGACGCATCGCCATTTCGACCACACGGGCGGGATCTCACGGTTGCACAAGCGAACCGGCACGCCGGTTCGTGCGCGGCTCGAGAAGCACTGTCGCAAGGCTGCGCCGCTCCGCGACCGGGAGGTCATCGAGATCGCCGGCCTGCGCATCACGGTGCTGGACACGCCCGGGCACACCGGGGACTCGGTCAGCTTCATCGTCGAACACGAGGGGCAGCGGGCCGTCCTGACCGGCGACACCATCCTCGGAAGTGGCACGACCGTCCTCGACCCTTCCGACGGCGGGCTGCGGGACTACCTGAACTCGCTGAACCGGCTCATCGTCGAAGGCGAAGGGGCGGCGCTGCTTCCCGCGCACGGCCCCGACCACCCGGACCTCGGCCCGGTCGCCCGCTTCTACAAGGCGCATCGTGAGGAGCGGATCGATCAGATCGTGGCCGCCCTGGATGACATGGGTGTGTCGCCGCACGAGGTCAAACCGATGAAGGTGGTGCGGCGGGTCTACTCCGACGTCGACAAGAAACTGTGGCCGGCCGCGCGGATGTCGGTGAAGGCGCAGCTGGAGTATCTGCGGCAGGCGTGA
- a CDS encoding DUF2628 domain-containing protein, giving the protein MTFSEQPLRDQAVPPSWHSRFAFFDAYGPPADPPAREAMKHLSFGQRIRLTFNPLAFFFGPIYFAVKGMWRKGLMLFGLTVVFNALLLALNVPSSFDMAIACGVGALYATTANYAWYLHVRNDNRSWNIFEGMTRSKAE; this is encoded by the coding sequence ATGACCTTCTCCGAACAGCCCCTCCGTGACCAGGCCGTACCGCCGAGCTGGCACAGCCGATTCGCCTTCTTCGACGCCTACGGCCCGCCGGCGGATCCGCCGGCCCGAGAGGCGATGAAACACTTGTCTTTCGGGCAACGGATACGCCTCACGTTCAATCCATTGGCGTTCTTCTTCGGGCCGATCTACTTCGCGGTGAAGGGCATGTGGCGCAAAGGCCTGATGCTGTTCGGGCTGACGGTGGTCTTCAATGCGCTGCTCCTGGCCCTGAACGTCCCGAGCAGCTTCGACATGGCCATCGCGTGCGGTGTCGGTGCCCTGTACGCGACGACCGCGAACTACGCGTGGTACCTGCATGTCCGGAATGACAACCGTTCATGGAACATCTTCGAGGGTATGACTCGCAGCAAAGCCGAGTAG
- a CDS encoding SPFH domain-containing protein: MLGYYVPEPDEAMLISGAKAHEGDAPFVVIVGHGKWVMPFFRKVRFLSMALHEASIREVCVTTQGIQLNVRAVIAHKVGNDVVSIVNAGQRFISEQENEMNQLTGQIFSGHLRSIVGSMTVEQIIRERDTLARQVLEASKREMGSIGLVVDSFQIQSIDDMDSGYINALAAPNIAKVQREAAVERARADQESAKAQQESLRNQADYERETAIKRAAIKAETDKANAEAAQAGPLAQARVNQEVIREQSVLAQAQAELREQELISEVVKPAEAEARRRAIIAEAEAKAVEIQSAAAAQHNRIALDQQLIEALPTLVGEVAKGLSTANLTVYNGAEGVNEIMIGVITQGAALLRSLQDQVAPTVLDEASDQSVNGTPVSGV; this comes from the coding sequence ATGCTCGGTTACTACGTCCCCGAACCCGACGAGGCGATGCTCATCTCGGGTGCGAAGGCCCATGAGGGTGACGCGCCGTTCGTCGTGATCGTCGGCCACGGCAAATGGGTGATGCCCTTCTTCCGCAAGGTCCGGTTCCTGTCGATGGCATTGCACGAGGCGTCGATCCGTGAGGTCTGCGTGACCACGCAGGGCATCCAGCTCAACGTCCGCGCGGTGATCGCGCACAAGGTCGGCAACGACGTCGTGTCGATCGTCAACGCCGGCCAGCGATTCATCTCCGAGCAGGAGAACGAGATGAATCAGCTGACCGGACAGATCTTCTCCGGCCATCTCCGTTCGATCGTCGGTTCCATGACGGTGGAGCAGATCATCCGCGAACGCGACACCCTCGCCCGGCAGGTGCTCGAGGCCTCGAAGAGGGAGATGGGATCGATCGGCCTGGTGGTCGACTCGTTCCAGATCCAGTCGATCGACGACATGGACTCCGGCTACATCAATGCCCTTGCCGCACCGAACATCGCGAAGGTGCAGCGCGAGGCCGCTGTGGAACGTGCTCGGGCCGACCAGGAATCGGCGAAGGCGCAGCAGGAGTCGCTGCGCAACCAGGCCGACTACGAGCGGGAGACCGCGATCAAGCGCGCGGCCATCAAGGCCGAGACCGACAAGGCCAACGCGGAGGCCGCCCAGGCCGGCCCGCTCGCCCAGGCGAGGGTCAACCAGGAAGTCATCCGCGAGCAGTCGGTGCTGGCGCAGGCGCAGGCCGAACTGCGTGAGCAGGAACTGATCTCGGAGGTCGTGAAGCCGGCCGAGGCCGAGGCGCGTCGTCGCGCGATCATCGCCGAGGCCGAGGCGAAGGCCGTGGAGATCCAGTCGGCCGCCGCCGCGCAGCACAACCGGATCGCGCTCGACCAGCAGCTGATCGAGGCGCTGCCGACCCTCGTGGGTGAAGTCGCCAAGGGACTCAGCACCGCCAACCTCACGGTGTACAACGGCGCGGAGGGCGTCAACGAGATCATGATCGGCGTCATCACCCAGGGCGCCGCGCTCCTGCGCAGTCTGCAGGATCAGGTCGCGCCGACCGTGCTCGACGAGGCGTCGGACCAGTCCGTGAACGGCACCCCGGTCAGCGGGGTCTGA
- a CDS encoding IS630 family transposase, whose translation MATRGPRAVDIVLTDDERRELEGWARRRTTASGLAMRSRIVLAAADGGSNTEVAQRLGLNRGTVRRWRGRFVEHRCEGLLDEPRPGRPRTVGDEQIKDLITATLETTPKNATHWSTRSMAEHLDMSQSTVSRVWRAFGLAPHKQDSWKLSKDPMFTEKVRDVVGLYMNPPERALVLCVDEKTQIQALDRTQPIFPMLPGTPQRASHDYVRNGTSSLYAALDIASGKVIGSLHSRHRATEFIGFLRKIDAEVPDELDVHLVMDNASTHKTPAVKRWLTAHPRFVVHFTPTSSSWMNLVERWFAELTTKKLQRSTHRTVRALNADIRAWIETWNDNPRPYVWVKTADQILDSIAHYCTRINDSGH comes from the coding sequence ATGGCAACCCGGGGTCCGCGAGCAGTGGATATTGTTCTGACCGATGACGAGCGCCGTGAGCTCGAAGGGTGGGCGCGTCGGCGAACGACGGCCTCGGGTTTGGCGATGCGATCACGAATCGTTCTCGCTGCCGCAGATGGCGGGTCGAATACCGAAGTGGCACAACGACTCGGCCTCAACCGAGGTACCGTGCGGCGATGGCGAGGCCGGTTCGTCGAGCACCGCTGCGAGGGGTTGCTCGACGAACCCCGGCCCGGGCGACCTCGAACCGTCGGCGACGAGCAGATCAAAGACCTGATCACCGCAACTCTCGAGACCACTCCGAAGAATGCGACACACTGGTCGACTCGGTCGATGGCTGAGCATCTCGACATGTCGCAGTCAACTGTTTCGCGTGTATGGAGAGCGTTCGGATTGGCTCCACACAAACAGGATTCGTGGAAGCTGTCGAAAGATCCCATGTTCACCGAAAAGGTCCGCGACGTCGTCGGGCTCTACATGAACCCACCCGAACGTGCCCTGGTGCTCTGCGTTGACGAGAAGACCCAGATCCAAGCGCTCGATCGCACCCAGCCGATCTTTCCCATGCTCCCGGGCACCCCGCAACGGGCCAGCCACGACTACGTGCGCAACGGCACCTCCAGCCTGTACGCGGCGTTGGACATCGCGTCGGGCAAAGTCATCGGTTCGCTTCACTCACGGCATCGCGCAACGGAATTCATCGGATTCCTCCGCAAGATCGACGCCGAGGTACCCGACGAGCTCGACGTCCACCTGGTCATGGACAATGCCTCCACCCACAAGACACCCGCGGTCAAGCGATGGCTGACCGCGCACCCGCGGTTTGTTGTCCACTTCACCCCCACCAGCTCATCCTGGATGAACCTCGTCGAACGCTGGTTCGCCGAACTGACCACCAAGAAACTCCAACGCTCCACCCACCGCACCGTACGAGCACTCAATGCCGACATCAGAGCGTGGATCGAGACCTGGAACGACAACCCCCGCCCCTACGTGTGGGTCAAGACCGCTGACCAGATCCTCGACTCCATCGCCCACTACTGCACACGAATTAATGACTCAGGACACTAG
- a CDS encoding MFS transporter codes for MGVNASTESAADSTRVAIQRRTVVLLCLVQVLGGVSMGGALALGAIIGEELSGTESLAGLPATVLTLGAAAAGLPLAALASARGRRPALATGLMVAATGALIVAFAVDRGWFLLMLAGMIALGSGTAVSLQARFAATDLAAPETRGRDLSLVVWMTMVGAVVGPALVPLGASVASRVGMADMAGPFLLGAVGCLCAAAVLLVGLRPDPLVEAYRGISESTSRPSLAEGLSAIMQSPAARAALAAVVSAHAVMVGVMALTPVHLHHGGASVTLVGLSISAHIAGMFALSPLMGILADRAGRVPVILVGQAVLVVSCIVGFVFVDSQAGLVAALVLLGIGWSASTVAASTLLTDAVEVTRRAAAQGVSDTSMSLAGAGAGALAGVVVGAFGYAALVLGAGTIAVVTAVYVVVDGARGRRQAAMA; via the coding sequence GTGGGGGTGAACGCCTCCACCGAGTCCGCCGCCGACTCGACGCGCGTCGCGATCCAGCGTCGCACCGTCGTCCTGCTGTGCCTGGTTCAGGTGCTGGGAGGCGTCTCGATGGGCGGTGCCCTGGCACTGGGCGCGATCATCGGTGAGGAGCTGTCCGGGACCGAGTCGCTGGCCGGGTTGCCGGCCACGGTGTTGACGCTCGGCGCGGCAGCAGCCGGGCTGCCGCTCGCGGCGCTGGCGTCGGCGCGCGGTCGGAGACCCGCGCTCGCCACCGGGCTGATGGTCGCCGCGACCGGCGCGCTGATCGTGGCCTTCGCCGTGGACCGCGGCTGGTTCCTGCTGATGCTCGCGGGGATGATCGCGCTCGGATCGGGGACGGCGGTCAGCCTTCAGGCCCGGTTCGCGGCGACGGACCTGGCCGCGCCGGAGACGCGGGGTCGAGACCTGTCGCTCGTGGTCTGGATGACGATGGTCGGCGCCGTCGTCGGTCCCGCGCTGGTTCCGCTCGGGGCGAGCGTCGCGAGTCGGGTCGGGATGGCGGACATGGCGGGGCCGTTCCTGTTGGGCGCCGTCGGATGCCTGTGTGCGGCAGCCGTGCTCCTCGTCGGTCTGCGGCCCGACCCGCTCGTGGAAGCGTATCGTGGTATTTCCGAATCGACATCGAGACCGTCTCTGGCGGAGGGGCTTTCGGCGATCATGCAATCACCCGCCGCCCGAGCGGCGTTGGCGGCGGTCGTCTCGGCGCATGCGGTGATGGTCGGTGTCATGGCGCTGACGCCCGTTCACCTGCACCACGGTGGCGCGTCGGTGACGCTTGTCGGGCTCTCGATCAGCGCCCACATCGCCGGGATGTTCGCGCTCTCACCGCTGATGGGCATCCTCGCCGACCGTGCTGGAAGAGTTCCGGTCATCCTCGTCGGTCAGGCCGTTCTCGTCGTCAGTTGCATCGTCGGCTTCGTGTTCGTCGACTCCCAGGCCGGTCTGGTCGCCGCACTGGTCCTGCTCGGCATCGGGTGGTCGGCGTCCACGGTCGCGGCGTCGACCCTGCTGACCGACGCCGTAGAGGTCACCAGACGTGCTGCTGCACAGGGTGTCTCGGACACCTCGATGAGCCTCGCCGGAGCCGGGGCGGGTGCGCTGGCCGGGGTCGTGGTGGGTGCGTTCGGATACGCCGCCCTCGTACTCGGTGCCGGGACGATCGCGGTGGTCACCGCCGTGTATGTGGTGGTCGACGGTGCGCGCGGGCGCCGGCAGGCCGCGATGGCCTAG
- a CDS encoding TSUP family transporter → MDVALLIVAAAAAGWVDAVVGGGGLVLIPAMLIAQPGLPTATALGTNKLAAVFGTASAAWRYVRHVRIDLRRLIPVFVAALVFSALGALVAISLPTEIFTPIVLVMLVGVGLFVALNPGFGGDASTGPRSRLSTIAGLVIAGVVIAFYDGVMGPGTGTFLIISLTALVGTSFLESSAMAKVINTGTNLGALTVFGLQGNVLWLLGLGLAVANIVGAQIGSHMAIGRGSSFVRWVLLAVVVVMVGKLGYDLITD, encoded by the coding sequence TTGGACGTCGCGCTACTGATCGTCGCGGCCGCAGCTGCCGGATGGGTCGACGCCGTGGTCGGCGGCGGGGGACTGGTGTTGATCCCCGCGATGCTGATCGCGCAACCCGGCCTGCCGACGGCGACGGCGCTCGGCACCAACAAGCTCGCCGCGGTCTTCGGTACCGCGTCGGCGGCCTGGCGCTACGTGCGGCACGTGCGCATCGACCTGCGCAGGCTGATCCCGGTGTTCGTCGCCGCGCTCGTGTTCTCGGCTCTCGGTGCGCTGGTGGCGATCTCGCTGCCGACGGAGATCTTCACGCCGATCGTGCTGGTGATGCTCGTCGGCGTCGGGCTCTTCGTCGCGCTGAACCCCGGTTTCGGCGGTGACGCGTCGACGGGACCGCGATCGCGTCTGTCGACGATCGCCGGACTGGTCATCGCCGGCGTCGTGATCGCCTTCTACGACGGCGTCATGGGGCCCGGGACCGGGACCTTCCTCATCATCAGCCTGACCGCTCTGGTGGGGACTTCCTTCCTGGAGAGTTCGGCGATGGCCAAGGTCATCAACACCGGTACCAACCTAGGGGCGCTGACGGTGTTCGGGCTCCAGGGAAATGTGCTGTGGCTCTTGGGTCTCGGACTGGCCGTCGCCAACATCGTCGGCGCCCAGATCGGCTCGCACATGGCCATCGGGCGCGGTAGTTCGTTCGTGCGGTGGGTGCTCCTGGCCGTCGTCGTGGTGATGGTCGGGAAGTTGGGGTACGACCTGATCACCGACTGA
- a CDS encoding RidA family protein: MAATWTDRLAELGIALPDVVPPVASYTPAVRTGNLVYTSGQLPVVNGELSVHGKVSDGAEGVVRPDEATAAARACALNALAAVHALVGIDSVVRIVKVVGFVASAPGFTGQPKVINGASDVLGEIFGDAGVHARSAVGVAELPLGAPVEVELIVEVA, translated from the coding sequence ATGGCAGCGACCTGGACAGATCGACTCGCCGAGCTCGGCATCGCGCTGCCCGACGTGGTGCCTCCGGTGGCGAGTTACACGCCGGCCGTGCGCACCGGAAACCTCGTCTACACCTCGGGTCAGCTCCCGGTCGTCAACGGCGAACTCTCGGTCCACGGCAAGGTGTCCGACGGCGCCGAGGGCGTCGTGCGTCCGGATGAGGCCACCGCCGCGGCCCGTGCGTGCGCGTTGAACGCGCTCGCCGCCGTGCATGCGCTGGTCGGAATCGACTCGGTCGTGCGCATCGTCAAGGTGGTCGGCTTCGTCGCGTCGGCGCCGGGCTTCACCGGACAGCCGAAGGTCATCAACGGCGCATCGGACGTGTTGGGCGAGATCTTCGGGGACGCGGGCGTGCACGCTCGTTCGGCCGTCGGTGTCGCCGAGCTCCCGCTCGGTGCGCCGGTCGAGGTGGAACTGATCGTCGAAGTGGCCTGA
- a CDS encoding DUF4177 domain-containing protein: protein MSEVTAWEYVTVPLLTHATKQILDQWGADGWELVSVLPGPTGEQHVAYLKRPKG, encoded by the coding sequence ATGAGTGAAGTGACCGCCTGGGAATACGTGACGGTGCCGCTGCTGACGCATGCGACCAAACAGATCCTCGATCAGTGGGGTGCCGACGGCTGGGAACTGGTGTCGGTGCTGCCCGGCCCGACCGGTGAGCAGCACGTCGCCTACCTGAAGCGACCGAAGGGCTGA